The Deltaproteobacteria bacterium genome window below encodes:
- the purS gene encoding phosphoribosylformylglycinamidine synthase subunit PurS — MKSKIYVTLKNGVLDPQGKAIHHALESMGFKGVKEVRVGKYFEIESDSDLNKTELESMADKLLANTVIENYKVEV, encoded by the coding sequence ATGAAATCCAAAATCTATGTCACCTTAAAAAACGGTGTGCTTGATCCTCAAGGCAAGGCGATTCATCACGCACTGGAAAGCATGGGCTTTAAAGGGGTTAAGGAAGTAAGAGTAGGAAAGTATTTTGAAATTGAATCGGACTCTGATCTGAATAAAACAGAATTAGAAAGCATGGCGGATAAGTTGCTCGCGAATACCGTGATTGAGAATTATAAGGTGGAGGTTTAA